The window GTTCAGCACGCCGAAGCCGAAAGCCAGCACGTTGCGGCGTCCGTGGAACAGCGTGTCGGACAGCCATCCCGAAAAGACCGTTCCGACGATCCCCAACAGGGCGTTGACCGAGATGACCTGCGTGGCCGTGGCCAGCGAATATCCCTTGACCTCCTGCAGAAACAGCACGCCCCAGCCGTTGATGGCATAGCGCGAGACATACATGAAGGCGCTCGACAACGCCAGCACCCAGACGAAGGGGTTGCGGATGACCGAACGCTGGAGTTCGGAGGTGGACCCGTGGTCGTGGCTTTGCTCGGGAGACTCCTCGCCGGTCAGCACCTCGATCGGAGGCAGGCCCTTCGATTCGGGGGTGTCGTGCAACAGGAAAACGATCACCAGCACGCCCAACACCCCGGCCACCGACGACCCGACGAAGCCCCACTGCCAGCCGAAGATGCCGACGACGGCCCCGACGAAGAGGAACGAAAGGAACTCGCCGAGGTTGTGGCTGGCGCTGAAAAATCCGTAGTAGGTGCCGCGCTTGCTCAGAGGGTACCAGCGCGAGAGGGCGATGATCGCCGGGGGCGCGCCCATCGACTGCGACCACCCGTTGACGCCCCACATCACGGCGAAGGCGACGAAGAGCGTCATGTTGCCGACCATGCCCCCGCCATTGGCGAAGCCCAGCGCCCCGACCAGCAGGTTGGCGACGGCCGAGACGCACAGTCCCGCGGCCATGAAACGCTTGATGTTGCTGTGGTCGGAGAGGAATCCGTTGACGAACTTGCCGATGGCGTAGGCGAACAGCAGCGCCGAGCCGATGATGCCCAGCTGCGTGGCGTCGAGAGCCCCGCTTTCGAGGATCGGCTTCTTGACCACATTGAGGCTCGTGCGGCAGACGTAATAGAGGCTGTAACCGACCGTGCCGGCGATGAAGCTCTGGAAACGCAGCTTCTTGTAGAGTTTCATGCGCGCCGCGTCGTCGCCCGTGAACGGTGCCGAAGGCGCGCTTTTGCGAAAGAAAGAGAGTATGCTCATTCGTTTGTTCGGGAATAGTTTCAGGTTACGGTGAATTTCACTCGGCGAAAGCCAGCTCGACCAACACCGGGAAGTGGTCCGAAGGCGTGCGGGCACGGAAAGGTTTCGCGCTGCCCCCGGGCTCCTCCGAACGGTAGGTGTCGGTCAGAATGCCGTAGCGCAGGACCCGAAAGCCGGGCGTCACGAAGACGTAGTCGATATGGCGGAAGGTCTTGCGGTCGGGATCGAAGCCGTTTTCCGTCCCGGTCCAAGCGTATTTGATCTCGGCCAGATCGTAGGTGTCGGAGAGCAGTCTCGAGTCGCGCAGCACGGCATAGCTCTCGCTCGTCTCGCCGACGTTGAAATCGCCCGTGAGCACGGCGCGTTCGCCGCGGCACATCGTCCGGATCTTGTCCAGCACCAGCCGGCAGCTTTCGACCTGGGCCCGTTCGCCCTTGTGGTCGGTGTGCAGGGTGAAGAACCAGAACCGCTCCCGGGTCTCGCGGTCGAGGAAACGCCCCCAGCAGCAGATGCGGACATATTTGGCGTCCCAGCCCTTGTTCGGGCGCGAAGGGTTCTCGGCGAGCCAGAAATGGCCCG of the Alistipes senegalensis JC50 genome contains:
- a CDS encoding MFS transporter, giving the protein MSILSFFRKSAPSAPFTGDDAARMKLYKKLRFQSFIAGTVGYSLYYVCRTSLNVVKKPILESGALDATQLGIIGSALLFAYAIGKFVNGFLSDHSNIKRFMAAGLCVSAVANLLVGALGFANGGGMVGNMTLFVAFAVMWGVNGWSQSMGAPPAIIALSRWYPLSKRGTYYGFFSASHNLGEFLSFLFVGAVVGIFGWQWGFVGSSVAGVLGVLVIVFLLHDTPESKGLPPIEVLTGEESPEQSHDHGSTSELQRSVIRNPFVWVLALSSAFMYVSRYAINGWGVLFLQEVKGYSLATATQVISVNALLGIVGTVFSGWLSDTLFHGRRNVLAFGFGVLNTVALCLFLYSGDSMFVNLLSMVLFGMAIGVLICFLGGLMAIDIVPREATGAALGIVGMASYVGAGLQDIVSGWLINSGKTVTDGVTTYDFDTAIIFWIAASALSFILALFVSKKSHV
- a CDS encoding endonuclease/exonuclease/phosphatase family protein, whose protein sequence is MKKLFILFCAAASATAFPAAAQTFSTGTYNVRQLNAGDDTKGNGWQRRLPVIASLVRFHDFDIFGAQEVFHSQLEDLLGALPGYGYTGVGRDDGAEAGEYSVVFYKRDRFELLDSGHFWLAENPSRPNKGWDAKYVRICCWGRFLDRETRERFWFFTLHTDHKGERAQVESCRLVLDKIRTMCRGERAVLTGDFNVGETSESYAVLRDSRLLSDTYDLAEIKYAWTGTENGFDPDRKTFRHIDYVFVTPGFRVLRYGILTDTYRSEEPGGSAKPFRARTPSDHFPVLVELAFAE